The segment TGCGCAACTCTTACTTATATTACTGCAATTATTATTACACTTGTGTTAAATAAGatgcagtttattaaaaaaaaaaaaaaacttggcgGGCATGACTAGATTTAAGCTTATTAATAATAGCCATCTTTAGCGCccatattaatgatattataattagTCACACCACGAATTTTTATGCATCTTATCCAAACAAAAGAAAGATCAATTTTAATCTATGACTGCATAATAATGATAGAGATTCTGATAAGTTAGCTACGCTTTGCAAAACGACGAAATTAATtgggaagaaaattttttgaaattgaccCAGTGGTTGAGGATGGAAATTTTCTGAGTTTATTTTGCgcaatattaatattctttaactctctctatataaaattataatctatattatatgaatattctgTAAATTCATCTATAATTTTGAAGGTGGGGAGCAAGCAATATTTGTTGATATATCCAAAAAGCGTGaactttcatacaaaataaaaaaatggcaaaatcagTATATTAGATATTCTATTTAGTGGTTGTGACAGACAAACATTTCTCAGGGGTTTTCAGTTGCAGAGAATGTACAGTGATgtaatgcttttgaaatatctctcAGAAATGAAGGTGGTTAAAGAAGGGCCAGTAATTTGacgtgaaaatcattttaatatcttatgaCCGTTGGTGGCATCaattttataggaaataaaaataccCACAATTAGTACAGTGTTTGTGGCTGGGGGTAGAATTATCAGGTCctgctaattattttatatatagataatagCCTAACAAATGGTAGCAGAAAAAGGCCGGCacttcaataaaattcataaattttaacaaatgttataaaatatatcactttGACATGAGAGAGTTGAAATATCTCATtcagcaaatgaaaatttttttgaaaaggatATTGTATAACTAATTATAAATCGAGTGGAAAGGGGGGAGGACTGAGAAAATATCTGCCAATATGACcggagctttttttttaatgtcaacaaattttaataagtgACGTAATTTACAGggcaagttttaattaaaataactaccTTTCCATAGtcagtataaaaatttcattatttgaagtgAGAATGTGTGAAGTAACATAAAAAGCATAGCCTACACACTAACAGCAACAAAAATTTTCCTTGAAAttgttttgaacaaaatcaaacttttattattatttttctttaaatcagatTTTCAATATTGCTCAAGGAAGCTTAAATcgatttttaatgtttgaaaatcgCTTATGTAGAAACTGCATTGCACTctcattaaatcaaataaatagcaattttttattataaaaatatgattttaacatgaatatgatgatttcaaaaacatatttttaacccttaactggggagtaCGGTCTGACAGACCGCTAAAGAAGAACTTTcagtcacccctattctatttttagctcactCGAATGGAATGACCCTGTAATTTCCTGACCTTCACTACATGTGCACTTTTTCAGCCGCTTTCAACGgatgtttttttaactatttcagcCATTTCTTACTgcgacgtctgtgagaccgcacctcCCTTTGTGTTCCGGTtttatacaaggcttagcagatggctctaaaattTGGTGCTCGAAGCATCATCCATCCTACTGATCCTCGTTATAAAGCAGAGTTTCAGAGATTTtcaaatgaagcagaaagtgaatttagtgatgaggataattgtacagaaaattttttcgatgaaagttttCATTCGGTTGATTCTGATgtgtatattcaaatataattaatttttctagttataaatgtattttgaaaattttttttaatatattaatataccaagagaaatattacagaatttatagactgatttttatacttgtacTTAACCTgtgtttaaaatgccctcgaaaaccgATGATGCCAATagaaaaaagggtcaatttttttatttttcatataattgtagaattttttttcttatattgttttctatatgccttctatactggaaaaataaatttgatttaaaaaataataagtaatatgttttttcaagaatattatttgttgtaacacgcaatttgagaagaaaatgtatgttccaacgcaattactttttttcaattataatatattttgaaaaatttctaaaacatatttatgcagtgtgtctcaaaaaccttgaccgctgtttttattccttaaatattgattatagatatatattgtaaattacaaagttgtgtaaaataaaggtgcaaaatgttatgcaatcgattaaaattttcagagaattaaattttaaaaaatacaaaatgtaaatttttatacggaccctgTACAAAAAATTCCAATGAGTAAAAGGTGCCCCATTCTCTAATAATGTCatgcataaaatttcagaattttatcatgaaggtggtgaagggtcaatcacaaattaaaatgcaaatgtttacagcttcagtacAGATGATAAGGGGCAGGAATgtatcataaggaaataaaatatgcttgatatctttagttttaaatacaaattttaaaatctatgtttccaatactttgaaattttatatcatgacttacagaatataacttaaaaacagcacagtcaatgaacttgtaaaaaaaaaagcttatgtaatcttttctttaagtaatctttcctttctgcagttatgtaatctttcatttaaattattatttctacaaatttttaatacttttgaaccaataaatagcaaaattattatttatttattcaatcattactttctttgttaatttgtgtacgacccctaaaacacgaacatccgacttgatttttcctttttgcgaATTCATATCCaagcatcgaaaagtggtttaagtcagcatttatgtagtttcatatctttgagactttttgtgataaattgctgaaattttgtacactacCTTATCACAGAATGGggaacattttactcattggggaatttttttgtacggggtccgtataaaaatttaaattttgtaattttttaaatttaataccctgaaatttttaatcgaattcataatattttgcaccTTTCTTTAAGAAACTTTgcaatttacagtatatgtctatgatcaatatttaaggaataaaagcggcggtcaaggtttttgagacaccctgtatatcaagtaaaatatctgcagaatatattgacagattttcttactaatacttttattagaaaatttgagtgtaaagaaaatgcggtctcctagaccgcacctccccagttaaggattaaaAAGGTAGAAATGATGTTGATTAATTTCCGTTTCTATCCTTTATTACTGTGACTTCTAATACACTCTAAAGAATGACTTCAGTTCCAAGTTATTGGTTAATTAAATCCACTCTGGATTTAGCACATTTATCTGTATTTAACAACgtcacatttatttacatatcgGAAAAGATGGTCAATCACAAAAGATGAAATGATCGTAAAACTAACATTAAGtttgtaaaatcttttcaatagGTCATTAAATGGATTTCCACAAACACGGCTTTTAAAACAAGGTCGACagttataaaaagattatttgtagCCTTCATACTCATAAATAAAGAGGGAACGCTAACGTTAGAGTGTTATTGTGTCctttagagattttaaaaaaatgacacctCTGAAAGATACTGCATTTAATGACACTTGAAATGAAATTGACGAATACATaaagaaatctaataaaatatgcaCAGAGATCGTCAGATATCCTAATAATATGAGCTCAAAACAGTAGCTGCATCTGAAATATATGTATTACTTTAGGCTCTACAAAATTATGGTTCTATTTTACATCAGAATGATAATGTTTGTGTTATATCCTTATATAAATTTCAGTAGAAAATCTCTTGCCAGATACAtcacaaaaatactttttcttttgtatgaattcgataatatctattcaaatcaaattttcgaGGAAATACTTTGCTGTATACATATTAAGAAcaaggtttttcttttgtatgagttCGATAATGCTTATTCATAGAACTTCTATGAGAAAAATCTTTACCGCATTGATCACAAGAgaaaggtttttcttttgtatgggTTCTATAATGTACTTTCCAAGCAATTTTCTGTGCAAATTTTTTACAGCATATATCACAAGAATAGGGTTTTTCTTGTGTATGTATTCGATAATGCTTCTCCAACGTACTCTTCTGAGAAAAACATCTGCTACATATATCGCAAGAAAAAGGTTTTTCTTGTGTATGAATTCGATAATGCACCTCTAAATGAATTTTCCGagcaaattttttattgcatacatcACAAGAAAAGGGTTTATCATTTGTGTGAGTttgataatgattatttaaaatatttttgtgtgaaaattGTTTTCTGCATATATCACAAGAAAAAGGCTTCTCACCCGTATGCGTCCGATAATGTTGGTGAAGACCCCATTTCCAAGAAAATTCTTTACTGCATACATCACATGAAtagattttttcttttgtatgagatCGATAATGagcttttaaattacttttccgagAAAAACCCTTACCACATACATcacaagaaaactttttttcgttTGTATGGATTAGATAATGGTCATTCAAACtacttttccaaaaaaattctttaccgcACACttcacaagaataaattttttctttcgtatGAATTATAGAATGCTTCATCAAACGACTTCTCTGCGAAAAATTTTTATGGCATACATCGCaagaataaagtttttcattCGTGTGATTCCGGTAATGCCTAGTTAACTTATATTTCAGGGGAAATTCTTTGCCACACACATCACACGAATGCGGTTTTTCATTCGAATGATTTCGATAATGTCttgttaaattgcattttttagaaaattctttgcCGCATACATCACAGGAATATGTTGTTTCAAGATTAGGAATACAAGAATGCTCGCTCAAATCCGCTTTCTCGGAAAATTCTTGATTGCATACATCACAAGAGTATGGTTTTTCATTCACATGAATCGGATCATGCCCATTTAGATGGTATTTGTCAGAAATTTCTTTATGGAATACATCAGAAGAAAACAGTTTTTCACTGTTATGAGTACAATAATGCTTATTAAATGGCCCTTCTGGTGAAACTATCTTACCATAAACATCACACGTGAATTGTTCGTTAATAAACGATTTTTGAGTTTGTACATTTGTATCAGCACTAATTTCCTTATTACATGCATCCCGAATAAAGTGAGCCTCATTTTCTTTGGCAGAAATCTCCATCCTCTATTCGTTAATTTTTGagagtgtgtatgtgtgtgtgtgtacgagTATTGAAATCGAAATTATGACAGCAAAAATATCTTTAGATCCTGTGGCAAAGGATTTCCGATTTTCATCTGTATATATTCAGCATAATCCActactttatttgaaaataatttttgtctttacGCTGCATTAGTTCATCTCCAAAAGTTACctggaaagaaaaagaatatatttttcagcatCCTTTTATTCGTCCATAAATTTAATCaccatgcaaaataaatttttcgctgaatggaaagataatttttttaattaatggaacaAGTTTCCAAAGCAACTTAAAATATACGACATAACTGTGTGTTTCTCAACAGAAatctaattcaataaatataccaAGACATTTGTACTGTAAAGCAGTTTCTCTTGCTAAAAAgcaaatgttttgattatttctgattttttttaatgaatatttggtGAAATTAATACATATGAGGTACATATGATGCATTTATCTGGTGCAGCacagtcataaaaaaaaataataaacgaccGAAGACAATTTCAGTACTTGAAATAACATTATTACAACAGTTTTGTTAGAAATGAATATTGTTAAGATTAAACATGTGTTAAGTTTTAGACTGGAGATCCACGTTGTTGTTTCAAGTAATATTCTCCAGTGATAATGAGCtcgcaaaaaatataataaatatcattttatatacacAGGGTAtactaaaaaattgaaacatgcaCCTATTCCTTAATTACTGCGATAAGACATATTCTtccaattgcaaaatttcataaaataaattacgtaaatgtatgaaaatactttggcttTTGTACAATGAGATCAGAAATTGGAAAATAAGgccaattaaaaaagaaaaaaaaatgtccaaaaggTCAATTTTCGCATCACATGTATTCGCTATCTCCTAATATTTCAAGCGCATAAATACAATCACTAATTCATGTAATTTAACACATGATATCTAAATTCCACAACAAACTTCTTTGAATCGAAAGCAAAATCGTTTGGTGAAGAATGAAGAATACTGCACTGTGAAAATAAGAAACCGATGTTTTACCGCAGTATCTTCTCTTCATAGGTGCTAAAagcattgttttaaaacaaacatacgaaaacaaacaaaaaaacgccggggtgaattttgaaaataaaaagcatcgGTTGTGTTTAATTACAAATGTGGATTAATTAAATCTGAAGTAGCTTGGACTGTATCCTACTCCTGGACCCAGTCTCCACATAACAATGTTGTGCATAAATACCACAGGATAAGTAATgaattaattcctttaataaaaacaccaaaaataatttttaaaaaataagttaaacaaaAAGAAGACAACAACAGATGGCAGCAACAGAAGTTGGAACAGGAAATTGTCGTAACTTCCGGTGATTGAAAACCTTGGCGCTCTTGCACATGTGCCAGGAGGAGTTCATTTAGTCAAAAAAGGGAtgaaaagaggaaatttttaCATTCAGCAATAGGATGAACTCAGATTATTCACGGAATTGGAAGGCGTAACAACTGCTCTCCTTTTAACATACTCCCCCTAAGCGAAATGCCAGCGTCGAGAAGTGCCAGTTTCGGGATCCTGAAATGAACAGCATTCAAGGATACCCAACTTATGACCGAACGCATCTAGCAAGTaagatatttataacaaaatcacgactatactctgtttcaccctaactgggcagtattgtaaaaggtagaaaatgtgatgCTCCGCGTTGAGAAAGAGTTcaccatcaattccgactttaaaatagttaaaatgcgcagagatttatcaaataatatcataaattacagaaatcctttttttatcagtatgtatttaaaattattctcaagttagaagtgcttatctgttaagtattttgtaaataaagcgaatgaataaaactaaaagattgacataatgaattttactttggctagaaccggtcttcaaggtcaaatatttggcgcgcttttcttttacgtctccgccaactcagcttcattcagttcgcaaccgttataatctttcgtacttttttattctcgcttttttaccaactgatatttttgatactattaatcacattagtagttattagttttgattgttgaatatttattcgattcgttatttttatccacttctaaaatgtctgaaaaacagaaagtgttatcaccgactacgctgtgcacaccttcaagacgagtgaaaccaacaaaaagtgcagcatgcagaaacatattaaacgtttattctcgactcagagaaaaccctcaagattctatcaatcaaatcgtcgataaagtttcgcaccttacaggtgtttcgcaatgaacagttttcctcttgaaaaaataaataaaggcatccagtcctttaagtactcCTGGAATGAAATGACCAGGCTccgtaggtaaacattcaggtcttgtaaaatatgatgattttacattatcctgtatttgacgaaaaatcaatgcatatttccgtagaaatgagatcccaacattagataaagttttaaaagatgtgaacgattatacagatatcttttcgaagaacattagccgaactacgctttaccgaatattgaaagatttagggttttcttttgagaaacgaaatgaaataacattaatgatttattacaataatgcatcaataatattgaaaaaataatgaaaataaggaaacaattaattctgcgataaagtgataatataataaagtaaataaatatttactgtttggcgaaaaatttgcgagataaagtttcgccagcgatctacatttctagtaactttgtactttaaagtaacccagttcccctgacagtgactgtgattcggcatgcctagaatatacactactgccaagttagggtgaaacagagtataataataaaagagaatgtgtgtGTTGACTCTATAGGATAGATTACTAGACTTAAGAGTCACGAAATTTGAGACAGATACGCTAAAGAATGGAAATATACACtttgaagcagtttttttttcctctgaaattttaactttaattaattaaaaactaagcaaaaattttctgccataattgacaaaattattgtagcttataaataagatttacataatttgaaataacgTGAATTTTGTTGCCGTACAATTTTCCgcctatttttattaaattaaaaaacaagtaatatatgaaacaaaattttttaagtcaattcctacttaggtcaacaaattttttattattattttagttactttttattaaataattacaaaattggtgacatggcgacggatttggcgaccaaatataaattacaggacaaatttaattaattaatatttgaaaaaaaaaaactgtattaacatcaagtgtcatccactacaagttttaaaaaatgtatttgaacttgagtggatgaataagaagtattttattaaaggttgaaaatttgaacaagataatatatatagagagagagagagagagaatgtgagctaatagtaggaattgaaaaatggatttttgcttattttacaacaatatatttgatttttggaGAGCAACCCAAATCGTTTCCATTGCGTTCCAAATATTTCGCGTGCCTATTTTTTCCATTGATAACGATGAAGATATGAAATTACGGCTTATTTTTCCATGCAGTGTAGGTTTCTGGGCTTtggatagaattaaaataaaattgcatttaaaagtaatttttttattattattaatgtatattttacaaatgagcaataatggaaaaaaaatttgaatatttcgaaaaaatattggtaaaactATGTGctctaatatcaaaattttatatcacaaTCTGCAGTAGTTCTTTCTAATACAACATTGGAACAGTAGAATTGAAATGGTCTGAAACTCATATAGTTAAAGAGTAATTGCAAATTGACTATTCCAACCCACTTGAGTACATGGATAAATCTAGAATAGGTTTTAATAAATAGGGTTTCAAATAGACAACTAGATAGCTATTTAGGGTTGCTAGGCTAATAGGATGCTGCAAGatgatccatttaaaaaaatacaaattcttcgaatgataaaatacttgaatatcaatattttatccaGAATAATTAATCagattcttatatatttcattccatacattttattattagaatatttataaaactcagCACTTGCTTCCATAATATTGTGTATAAATATGGATTCTGGGCAATTTGGAGTCAtaataggtaaataaaaaaaaatatgttcacagagtaaataaaatttaaaaaataacctaaataatcataaaaatgtcgTAATGTGAAATTAAACTGCTCATCTTATTAGAAGAAAAGGTTTATTATGTGAATTGTCTAATCTGAAAAACACCTCAATCCATCATTACATGTCAAGAAGCATCATCCTAATAAGGGAGTAGCTATGACCACTACAAATCTATTTAATGACAATACTGCGCCTTAttgttgtcaaattttgaagtataGGCAGAAACAAATGTGTTTAGAcaactttcatttatgaaagcatgtattacacacacacaaacacattttgaaatacaACAGATCATTCTCTTTTATGTATTATACAAGATTTGTAGATTTGGtaacaaattatgtttattaagtaAGGTTCTTCTGTATTCGTTAATAGAGAGAAAAGGAAATCAGggtaaattcagaaaaattaaaatcaaataaaattaatttcacaaaaactagaaaaattatccCAGATTTAAATTCCTACAAAAATTAGTCATTCAGTTGAGAAGTGGACAGTTATAAAGATAGCACTAGAAGATAAACAATATAAACATTGACCCTCCAGAGACCAGAAGATTGTTAATTTAGCAATTAAATTGCATGGATTGGTGCCAAGGTTTATGGGGATAGATAGTTCCATGCTTTTTAACTATCTAATtagttgtattattattattatatgtatttgcattagttgtataattatatactggtcaattcagcattttttcattgaaaaatcaaattttgtcaatattagaataaacaattaattttgaatctctGATAACTACaaagatttgtataaaattttttgatgatggaTGATACATCTTCTAGAAAATGAAActgattatgttttaatatttggttAGATACCAAAATTGCAATATTATCAGTAAATGTAttacataaaacaaattaaatcaaattcaagaGAAACCAGAGAGTAGGAAACACAGAATGATAAAAAATCTGGGACATTTCATAATTTCAAGTACATATAAGAAACTATTtggagggaaaaaatgaaattctagagaagaaatgttaaatttgacattgctaataaatattttttttttcagaaaaagatctAGCTTATTGTAAAGcacataaaagattttaaaaatattgacagaCATGGTGccacttatttctttattaaatcagaaatagcataataataaaacagttgAAAACAAtgtcaactgaaaaaaaaaaagaaagataagataagatgaaaatataacatttttcactAACATATTTTCTACTCAAATTGGTAGAATATTCTCAATTTTTGTattcaagcaaataaattttacgaCTATCAATATGAACAACTGAAAcaacattttaagcatttaatgaaattttcaaatttgttcagTATTCAACAATACATaggaataaaaacataatatcgtattgaatagtaaaaataaaaataggtcctaaaatcttaaaaaagttCCCTCACTCATCATTTTCTGTTAATCATACACTTTTTTAAGTATGTCAttaataacacatttaaaatcgcagtatttttcaaagaaattaatggTAACAATAGCcaagcagaaatatttttctaaaatatccttTTCATATGAGACAAATGGATACCAAAATATATATCAATGTACAAGAACATAATACATTcctaaaatctgaatatttttaattttaaaaatgaagttatctCAATGCAATCAAGAAATTTtgtagtataaataaaagaaaagaaatgggtTTGATGTGCATTTCTATCATTAACATATCATCCCTGTCATATATTCCATATTaagattttattccattaatgGACCAGTGTCCTCATTTGGGATTAGttaacaatttcatttaacaaatttttttgtttcaaaaaagtcAAGATATATTCCTAACAACAGTTTTCTAATGGCATATTCTCTGCATTGGCCAAATTTTAAAGTTCGAAAGTGTGatcatattgatttaaaaaaaaaaaaaaatctttggtttatttttaagGTAATGCAAGGgattacagttttatttattttacgatttttttttttttttactatatgttAAGAATCTCTCAAATATATAcctataacattttttaaattactttttattgattgcttgatttattttattattattatatttcaacttTTACTCCCTGTTAACTTAATCTTGAtacttttaacataatttaagagaattttatagaaatttgtgttttatattaaatttggtaataataggtaaaaaaaatatgtatttgtatagTTGATTTGAACATCACTACaaagtttacattatttttattcaaattccaaAAAACATCATAAAATCGAAATTAAACAGCATTGTTTCATTATCATGGGGactttataattttcaaagtatttttatacaaaatttatcatttaaaggatataaaaaaaattaaacatgtatATCAATAAGTAAACAATACAATGCatctcaaataaataaagtttcatattgcaataaaaatatcatttacctGTCTCTTAAAATCAGTGCTACCTTGGAATTAAATACATAAACAATTTCTATACCCAGATAAAAGattctatttcaatttcatctctataaataattttataataatattgaattcttCGTACATGCCGATCACagaatgtttacatttttgtCGTACTCCTGCTTTCTGATAAATAGCGCACGGCTCTTAACCGAAAATTATCTTTAGAGTACGGTTAGCAAATCGAATCCATTATGAACGATATAAACAGACTGGACACCTATTACTATCCTATTTAGTCTAGTGATCCGGATACcattagagagagagagacgacACAGAAAGAATACGAATTCGAAGAGTGTTCGGAAGAAAACAGAGTATAGATAGTCCAAGCAACAGTAAGCGGTCGCATAATgaaaaacattagtatcattgtcACAtagcattatttaatataaaatacaatgaggaattaaaaaataattgcatggtCCAAGTGGCATTAACTTTTGCTAAACTGTAAAAGACAAATGggagtgaaataaatatattgtgttCAGAATGacaaaggaaatttgaaaactcCCTTTCTTTGCTGGACAGGGTGATTCTTTAAGTTCAGAAAATAGTagagtttctaaaaaatttatcgtgcaaatacaattttaaaaaaatctaaaatattgattgaatCTGCAAAACCTGAATGTGTtgcaaaaaaaatgaacaaatatggTTTGTTGGCACAAGATATTGTAAGATATTTCCAAGATATTGCTCGATATTCTGATTAATAGTCAATATCATGAAGATATTGTAACGTTATTGGAATATCTTGTTTTGGTGGTCTATTTTTAGCATAGGCCTTATCATACACGCAAATACCGTATACACTTTTGTTGATAATTTTCCGTTTATACCCGCAGGCAACCGGTCAAGCAGGATTTTCGTCATCGTGGACTGTTTTCAACCGGCTTGAAAGTGTAGACAGAAAGATTGTTTGGAAACGAAATTCAACCAATTGCGCATGGCTTTGGTAGTGACGTAGTTGCCAAGAATGGCGCGATTGACGccaatatgaaactaatttgtaaacacATTTCCGAATCACTCCTTGAAAGacgggggaaaaaaatgttatattgtcGTGTGATAAAAAATGGGTTTTGATCGACTTTATTCATGAAAAGCCAGCTATTTGGAATCTACTGAATActcattattaaagaaaaaatgttacacGAAGAAATGTGTACAGTAATTATCAGAAGATGAAGAGATATTGACACCCATAGATAGTCATCAaatccaagaaaattttttttcagaatttaaaaaaattattaatgtttatgtgaAATGTCTTCTTTTTGCGAAGTGTATTTAAtctgattaaatctttaatttttttaaataataatagaatttttgaatttctaaaatatgtaattaacatctttcatacagttaaaaaattatttaattcctatgttgttgtgaaaattaataagcatcaattcattttttaccactgaaatattgttcagcacaTTATATAGTACATTTAAGGGAATTGCAGAATATGAATGATTCTGttattgttaaatgttttaattaataaat is part of the Argiope bruennichi chromosome 10, qqArgBrue1.1, whole genome shotgun sequence genome and harbors:
- the LOC129987964 gene encoding zinc finger protein OZF-like, with the translated sequence MEISAKENEAHFIRDACNKEISADTNVQTQKSFINEQFTCDVYGKIVSPEGPFNKHYCTHNSEKLFSSDVFHKEISDKYHLNGHDPIHVNEKPYSCDVCNQEFSEKADLSEHSCIPNLETTYSCDVCGKEFSKKCNLTRHYRNHSNEKPHSCDVCGKEFPLKYKLTRHYRNHTNEKLYSCDVCHKNFSQRSRLMKHSIIHTKEKIYSCEVCGKEFFWKSSLNDHYLIHTNEKKFSCDVCGKGFSRKSNLKAHYRSHTKEKIYSCDVCSKEFSWKWGLHQHYRTHTGEKPFSCDICRKQFSHKNILNNHYQTHTNDKPFSCDVCNKKFARKIHLEVHYRIHTQEKPFSCDICSRCFSQKSTLEKHYRIHTQEKPYSCDICCKKFAQKIAWKVHYRTHTKEKPFSCDQCGKDFSHRSSMNKHYRTHTKEKPCS